CTGAGGAGTGTGGTAAGAGGAACATCAGGTGATGGCAAGGCCTCTCACTGAGCCTGGGCTGGCTTCCTGCCAGCCGTGGTACAGGGGACAGCACATAGGCAGGCACCTCAGGCTTGTTTTTGCTTCCTTTAGGCAGATGGAACTCGGGGCATCGCATGTGTAACACAGACCATCTCGGAGCCACCTTCCTGGCCAGGACCAAGGCTGCTTTGGTCTGTCATACATACTGGCACCAGGTGAGAACCATGCTTTCGAGGCATGGTGGGAAACTCCAGGCTCCCAAGTAGAGAGGTCCTTGCCCAGGCCACCAACAGGCCACGTGCCAACCAGAGCAGTCCTTTGGGGTCCAAAATGgagccctgcccactgtgttaCCATCACTCCACCTCCCAGAGTTTTGAAATTTGTGGCCACACCAGAATTTCTGGCCCCCACTTTCTTGGCAGTGTTGGGGAGTGTGCAGTACGGTGGCTTGTGCACGCAAAGCCCATGGTGTGGCCCTTCACACTGACTGTCCTCCTATAACCCTAGTTTTAGAGCCTTTTGGCCCTGGGAGGAGAGAACTTCCTACAGTTCTGACTCTGGAAGCTGCTTGTCTCTTTGGTCACTTGGATTAGGGAGTTGTGAGGTGCTCGGTTCGGACTTCAAGTTCTCCTTGAGCAGTGTGGCCACGTGTGGGGCAGAGTCCTTGATGGCCTTCTGGATGCTGTGCAGGTCCCAATGGCTGCGCAGGAGGGCCTGGGCCAGAGTGAAGCAGCCATCACGCGTGCGCCGTACCTGCGTGCAAACGGCGCTGCTCTTTAGCTCCAGGCCCAGCTCGTGTACCAGCCGGCGCAGCTCCTTCTGCGTCTCGTGCATGCACTGCACCTCTGTGGAGACATGCAGCTAATGACGTTCAGTCAGTGACCCTGCCACGCTGCCAACCCACCCGCAGTTCATGGGTGTCCGGGAAGCCAGTAAAGGGGCTCAGCACCACCCAAGTCCCTAGAGATCTGCATCTATCGAGTTGGAGAAACACTGCTCTGGGGTTTGTGTGAAAGAGAGTTGGGAGGCATTATCAGTGATCAGGGACTCAGCATCTAGCACCAGGAAAGTCTGACTTAGTGCTAAAGAGAAAGTCTGGAGAGCCAGagtatagcaggaagggtgtttgtcttaaacacaaccagcccaggtttgatccctggcatcctgtatgtccTGGATGggcatccctgagcctaccaggagtgatttctgagtgcagagccaggagtaactcctgagcattggcaggtgtggccccaaaataaaagaaaaggtgcTAACTGTGGGATCAAAAGAGGAGGAAGCAGCAAGGGGGAACAGAGAAAAGGAATGGAGACACTTAAGCCCATGACAGCACTGGGGAATTCAgtggttttgtttcttgtttttggtggacttgggaccCTATGGAGAGTCAAAGGTCAAACCCTGGTCACCTACATCCAGGCAAAAAccttgctttttggtttttgggtcatacctggcagcactcaaggattactccttgttctgtgctcagaaatcgctcctggctcaggggaccgaccatacgggttgctgggattcgaaccactgtcagtcctggattggctatgtgcaaggcaaacgccctacctctgtgctatctcctctcccccccccccccataaaagcTTACCCACTGTATCATCTCCCTGACCTgcttttttgggtccttttttttgtgctcagggactagaCCCAGGTCAACTGCAGAGCATGTAAGATGTAAGTTGGGTCAAAAGACTGGAGTGTAAACCATTGTGCCAGGGAAGCCTCTGGACACAGTCTCTGTTCACTAAGCTCTGGCCTTGGGAGAGATGGCCTAGGGACACTGACAGCAGAGGTCAGGGCTGTCCCAAGTCAGCCTCTGCCAGGGTCATCCCCTAAGACTGCCAAGACCAAGGATCCCATCTTGCTGCTCCAATTTCCAGTGGGGACCACATACCTAAGATGAACTCTGGAGGTGCAAAGTGGAGGCAGCGGATGCCGGTTATCAGCATCGGCGACTCGGTCATGGGCCGGACAAGGCCCTTCACGGCCATCTCATAGGCCTCCTGCGTCTGAAGGTCTAGGTTGGAGTACCTGGAGGTGAGGAGGGGTGAGATGGTCTGGGCTGACCAACTGCCCACACAGATACCTGGCCTGAAGGTCCCCACTTCCTGTACCCCCATCTCCTCCAAACAGCCTTTTCCACAGCCCCTCCAGCACTCCCTATGCACACCCACCACATGCACAGTCCCTCCCTCATCCAGCCCAGTTGTCCGGCTCCTTGTAGCATCCCCAGAGTCTGGCCATGTCCTCTGAGCTGCAGGTGCTGCTGTATGGCTCTGAGAGGGCCCGAACACCTGCCAGATGGCCTGGAGTTCTGTGGGCAACTCAGGTTCTTGCAGTGTGGTGGGATGGGATCCACTTACTTCACCAGCGCCTTTTGGTGGGAGCCCTGGACCATAGCCAGGATTCGGTCCAGCTTCTCTCTGGTTATGTGGTCTGGAAAAGCACGAGGGAGGGAGTCAGTCAGCACACAAGTGCATGCTGAGGATGGGGAAAACCCCATTTCTCCAATCTGCACTGGGGAGAGGGTCACAAGCACCCTCTGAGcattgagttgatttttttgggggtcacacccgacgttgctcagggtgtgtgttgctcctggctgtctgctcagaagtagctcctggcaggcacggtggaccatatgggacactgggattcgaaccaaccacctttggtcctggatcggctgcttgcaaggcaaatgccgctgtgctatctctccaggcccccctctGAGCATTGAGAGTCCagtgagaatttttcttttttttttttctttttggattttgggtcacacccagcagtgctcaggggttactcctggctttacactcatatatcactcctggaatgcttggggaaccatatgggatgccgggatttgaatcaccatccttctgaatgcaaggcaaatgtcctacctccatgctatctctccagccccttgtttttgtttttttgtttgtttgtttgtttgttttttggtttttgaggccacacccgtttgatgctcaggggttactcctggctaagcgctcagaaattgcccctatggggggaccatatgggacaccgggggattgaaccgcggtccgtccttggctagcgcttgcaaggcagacaccttacctctagcgccacctcaccggcccctgtttttgttttctgacctagccatgctcaggggtcactcctggtgacagggaaccctatgggatgccaaggattgaacccgggttggccgcacGCAAGGTAACCACCCTTCCCCACTATCACTGTGGCTCCTGCGAGAATCTTAGAGAGGATCCGTAATCTCCTCTCATAAAGAAACTCATGTACTCAGAGAggttttatttgtctgttttgaggacatgctaagaggttactcctggctttgctttggggtcaccGAGGACCAGCAGGACCTGGGATGTCTCATATTCACATTGGATGAACAATCCTGAAAACTATTTCACAGCTCTGAACTCAATGctatttggggggccggagagagcaccgaggtaggacgtttgccttgcacgacaccaatccaggatgaacggcagttcgaattccagcatcccagagggtccccatgcctgccagaagcaatatctgagcacaaagccaggagtaacccgagtgccgccaagTGTGGGGGAAGAGGTGGGAcatacccactgtgctcaggagccAAAACTAGCTGTGTACTCAGGGgtagcttttaatttttaatttttaatttttgtttgtttgtttgtttttgggccacacccggtgatgctcaggggttactcctggctgtctgctcagaaatagctcctagcaggcacgggggaccatatgggacaccgagatttgaaccaaccaccttaggtcctggattggctgcttgcaaggcaaacaccactgtgctatctctccgggccctatttttaatttttatggggccacactgcaatgctcagagcttactcctggtgggaatcgGGGAACTCTATGGAGTAGTGgagactgaacttgggtcagccacatccaagtaCAGCCCTcccggctgtactatctcttaggctcTCTCAGTACTCACTTCCGAAGGTTTTGGGGGGGACACCATATGCACAATCAGGAAAGGAATTGGGGCCGAGTGCATAAAAAAACAAGTGTCTTACGCTCTGTACTTTCTTCCAAGCCATTAAACTAAACTGTTTTTGAAGATATTTGAAGGCTGTAGAGataggctggaatgatagtacagtgggtaggatgtttgccttgcacgcagccaacccaggttcaatcaccagcatctatggtccctgagtaccctTAGGAGTTATctttgagtgtaaagccaggagtcagccctgagcatcactgggtgtggcccagaacccaaAAAGGGTGCTAATGTCCAACTGAATTCTATCCTTGAAACCACACCTGGTCTTCCCAAGTTccgccaggaggaacctctgagtccagagccaggatgagccctgagcacagatgtgtGCTACCCAGCCCCTCAAATAAAGCCCAGAAAGAAGGCGGACAGAATGTGACTGCCCCAGTGGTCTCAGGTTGGGCTCCAAGGTCTCAgttcaacacttttttttttttttgcttttgcttttgtgctatacctaatggtgctcatgCTTTCATGGGGCCTAaacctggattctttttttttttttttttttttttggtttttgggccacacccgtttgatgctcaggggttactcctggctatgtgctcagaaatcgcccctggcttgggggaaccatatgggacgccgggggatcgaaccgcggtccttccttggctagcgcttgcaaggcagacaccttacctccagcgccacctacccggcccctaaaccTGGATTCTTTAAGTAAAGCAGACAATTCTGCCATGAGCTATCTCCTTGCCCCATGTTCATAGTTTTCTATAAAAGATAcagaggtggggctggagcagtgtcgcagtggtggggcattaccttgcatatggctgacctaggacggactgcagtttgattctctgatgtcccatatggggtcccccaagtcaggaataatttttgagcacatagccaggagtaacccctgagcatcatcaggtgtggccccaaaacaaaaacaaaaatgacaacaacaacaacaacaaaaaagatatagaGGTATCCATATGTACTGCCTGGCAGACAATCTTTATTGAGACTGGGGACCCCATCTGATTCACTTATGGCCCCTCAAATGTTGGGCACATGCTTAGTGGTTCCAAAGACtgtcaaaaaaaaatcttgtccaACCATCTACCCATCATCCACTCACCTATCCACCATTCATCAATCCATCGAGCTACCCACTCACCCATTATCCATTTATCCACCTACCTACCCCCTCATCCATCCACCTAACTCATCTACCCAGTAATCATCTATTCATCCACTTATTCATTTACCTATCATTCAAAAATTCaatattcatccatccatccacttgtCTACCCAGTATTAATCATCCACCCACCCAGTATCATCAACccctccatccacccacccatctacccaATCACCTACTCAGTATCCCTCCATTCACCCATTATCCATCctatcctccatcccaccctatgAATCCAAGCATCCACACCAACCCGACCCCACtcacctctccttccctctcaccATCCATT
This is a stretch of genomic DNA from Suncus etruscus isolate mSunEtr1 chromosome 5, mSunEtr1.pri.cur, whole genome shotgun sequence. It encodes these proteins:
- the TRUB2 gene encoding pseudouridylate synthase TRUB2, mitochondrial isoform X1 — translated: MGFSGLAKLHGLFAAYKPPGLKWEHLRETVELQLLKGLNAGAPPPEPQQRVRFLLGPLEGSEDKELTLTATSVPSLTNHPLVRGPAFTSLKIGVGHRLDTPSSGVLVLGVGHGCRLLTHLHDAHVTKDYTVRGLLGKATDDFSETGRLVEKTTYDHITREKLDRILAMVQGSHQKALVKYSNLDLQTQEAYEMAVKGLVRPMTESPMLITGIRCLHFAPPEFILEVQCMHETQKELRRLVHELGLELKSSAVCTQVRRTRDGCFTLAQALLRSHWDLHSIQKAIKDSAPHVATLLKENLKSEPSTSQLPNPSDQRDKQLPESEL